A region from the Streptomyces sp. 3214.6 genome encodes:
- the rsgA gene encoding ribosome small subunit-dependent GTPase A: MRRYGKHTDEDDIRSRPNRKGNRPRTHIRPKHEDSVEGMVLTVDRGRLTCLVEDRVVLAMKARELGRKAAVVGDRVSLVGDLSGKKDTLARIVRIAERTSVLRRTADDDDPYERVVVANADQLAVVTALADPEPRPRLIDRCLVAAFDGGLTPLLVMTKSDLASPDKLLELYGHLDIPYVVTSREELESGDAAERVREQLAGRITAFVGHSGVGKTTLVNALVPQERRRVTGHVNAVTGRGRHTTTSALALPLAGTDDWVIDTPGIRSFGLHHVDPSRVIHAFPDLEPGTEGCPRACSHDEPDCALDAWVAEGHADPARLYSLRRLLSTRERTEGD, encoded by the coding sequence ATGCGCCGCTACGGCAAGCACACCGACGAGGACGACATCCGCAGCCGCCCCAACCGCAAGGGCAACCGGCCTCGTACGCACATCCGGCCCAAGCACGAGGACTCCGTCGAGGGCATGGTCCTCACCGTCGACCGGGGCCGGCTGACCTGCCTCGTCGAGGACCGTGTCGTCCTGGCGATGAAGGCCCGTGAACTGGGCCGCAAGGCCGCGGTCGTGGGCGACCGGGTCTCCCTGGTCGGCGATCTCTCCGGCAAGAAGGACACCCTCGCCCGCATCGTCCGCATCGCGGAGCGCACCTCGGTGCTCCGCCGCACCGCGGATGACGACGACCCCTACGAGCGGGTCGTCGTCGCCAACGCCGACCAGCTCGCCGTCGTCACCGCCCTGGCCGACCCGGAGCCGCGCCCCCGTCTGATCGACCGCTGCCTGGTGGCGGCCTTCGACGGCGGTCTGACCCCGCTGCTGGTGATGACGAAGTCGGACCTGGCGTCGCCGGACAAACTGCTGGAGCTGTACGGCCACCTCGACATCCCGTACGTCGTCACCAGCCGTGAGGAGCTGGAGAGCGGCGACGCGGCGGAGCGGGTGCGCGAGCAGCTGGCCGGGCGGATCACGGCGTTCGTCGGTCATTCCGGCGTCGGCAAGACGACCCTGGTGAACGCGCTGGTGCCGCAGGAGCGGCGGCGGGTGACCGGCCATGTGAACGCGGTGACCGGCCGCGGCCGCCACACCACGACCTCGGCACTGGCGCTGCCCCTGGCGGGCACGGACGACTGGGTGATCGACACCCCGGGCATCCGGTCCTTCGGCCTGCACCACGTCGACCCGTCCCGGGTGATCCACGCCTTCCCCGATCTGGAGCCGGGCACCGAGGGCTGCCCGCGCGCGTGCAGTCACGACGAGCCGGACTGCGCGCTGGACGCATGGGTGGCCGAGGGCCACGCCGACCCGGCGCGGCTGTACTCCCTGCGCCGGCTGCTCTCCACGCGTGAGCGCACGGAAGGCGACTGA
- the aroA gene encoding 3-phosphoshikimate 1-carboxyvinyltransferase has product MPVNPAHTALWPAPHASEAVDATVHVPGSKSVTNRALVLAALASEPGWLRRPLRSRDTLLMAAALREMGVGIEETVSSSSSGAGSPEGTGEAWRVLPAGLRGPATVDVGNAGTVMRFLPPVAALADGPVRFDGDPRSYERPLNGVIDALRVLGARIDDDDRGALPLTVHGSGALDGGPVEIDASSSSQFVSALLLSAPRFNQGVEVRHIGSSLPSMPHIRMTVDMLRAVGAQVDTPESGGEPNVWRVTPGALLGRDLTIEPDLSNAQPFLAAALVTGGRVLIPDWPARTTQPGDRLREIFTEMGGSCELADYGLVFTGSGSIHGIDVDLSDVGELTPGIAAVAALADSPSTLRGVSHLRLHETDRLAALTKEINELGGDVTETADGLHIRPRPLHGGVFHTYDDHRMATAGAIIGLAVEGVRIENVATTAKTLPDFPDLWTGMLGASGV; this is encoded by the coding sequence ATGCCCGTGAACCCCGCACACACCGCCCTCTGGCCCGCCCCGCACGCGAGCGAGGCCGTCGACGCGACGGTCCACGTGCCGGGGTCGAAGTCCGTCACCAACCGCGCCCTCGTCCTCGCCGCCCTCGCCTCCGAGCCCGGCTGGCTGCGCCGCCCCCTGCGCTCCCGCGACACCCTGTTGATGGCGGCCGCCCTGCGCGAGATGGGCGTCGGCATCGAGGAGACCGTGTCGTCCAGTTCCTCCGGCGCGGGCAGCCCCGAGGGCACCGGTGAGGCCTGGCGCGTCCTCCCCGCGGGGCTGCGCGGACCGGCCACGGTGGACGTCGGCAACGCCGGCACGGTGATGCGTTTCCTGCCGCCGGTGGCCGCCCTCGCCGACGGCCCCGTCCGCTTCGACGGCGACCCGCGCTCCTACGAGCGCCCGCTGAACGGCGTCATCGACGCGCTGCGCGTCCTCGGCGCCCGGATCGACGACGACGACCGTGGCGCGCTGCCGCTGACCGTGCACGGCTCGGGCGCGCTGGACGGCGGCCCGGTGGAGATCGACGCCTCCTCGTCGTCCCAGTTCGTGTCGGCGCTGCTGCTGTCCGCCCCCCGCTTCAACCAGGGCGTCGAGGTCCGTCACATCGGCTCCTCGCTGCCCTCCATGCCGCACATCCGGATGACCGTGGACATGCTGCGCGCAGTCGGCGCCCAGGTGGACACCCCCGAGTCGGGCGGCGAGCCGAACGTCTGGCGGGTCACGCCGGGCGCCCTCCTCGGCCGGGACCTGACGATCGAGCCGGACCTGTCCAACGCCCAGCCGTTCCTGGCAGCGGCGCTGGTCACCGGCGGCCGGGTGCTGATCCCGGACTGGCCGGCCCGCACCACCCAGCCGGGTGACCGGCTGCGCGAGATCTTCACCGAGATGGGCGGTTCCTGCGAACTGGCCGACTACGGCCTGGTCTTCACCGGCTCGGGCTCGATCCACGGCATCGACGTCGACCTGAGCGACGTCGGAGAGCTGACGCCGGGCATCGCGGCGGTCGCCGCCCTCGCGGACTCCCCGTCCACCCTGCGGGGCGTGTCCCATCTGCGCCTGCACGAGACGGACCGGCTGGCCGCGCTCACCAAGGAGATCAACGAGCTCGGCGGTGACGTCACCGAGACCGCCGACGGCCTGCACATCCGCCCGCGCCCGCTGCACGGTGGGGTCTTCCACACCTACGACGACCACCGCATGGCGACGGCCGGTGCGATCATCGGCCTGGCCGTGGAGGGGGTGCGGATCGAGAACGTGGCGACGACGGCGAAGACCCTGCCGGACTTCCCCGACCTGTGGACCGGCATGCTCGGGGCGTCCGGGGTATAG